From the genome of Deinococcus gobiensis I-0, one region includes:
- a CDS encoding ParB/RepB/Spo0J family partition protein, with protein sequence MTRKRPTNPRGDIDALLGASAQLARAPQTTQTLAVTALRPGAHQPRRLFDEVGLADLARSIAEQGILQPLLVRPVGEGHEIVAGERRWRAAQLAGLHEVPVIIRDLTDREAQAAALVENLQRENLNIIDEVDGKLDLIGLALGLSREDARARLIQLLKEEPGTDHAALDTLFGPLRETWASFAKNKVRILNWPPAVVEAMRQGLPYTHAAVIVSAPEEQHARLIALAAEGKSRSELREEVERLKVAMPKGKVPMHRALQVGKSLGSRRLLARLDPADLKALDRWLDKMPPGVRAILESESAE encoded by the coding sequence ATGACCCGTAAGCGTCCCACCAACCCACGCGGCGACATCGACGCCCTTCTCGGCGCCTCCGCCCAGCTGGCCCGCGCTCCCCAGACCACTCAGACCCTCGCTGTGACAGCGCTGCGTCCCGGCGCCCATCAGCCCCGCCGACTGTTCGACGAGGTGGGTCTCGCCGACCTGGCCCGCAGCATCGCCGAGCAGGGGATACTCCAGCCCCTCCTGGTCCGTCCAGTGGGGGAGGGGCACGAGATCGTGGCTGGGGAGCGCCGCTGGCGGGCCGCGCAGCTCGCCGGCTTGCACGAGGTGCCTGTGATCATCCGTGACCTGACCGACCGTGAGGCGCAGGCCGCTGCCCTGGTGGAGAACCTTCAGCGCGAGAACCTGAACATCATCGACGAGGTGGACGGCAAGCTCGACCTGATCGGCCTGGCTCTGGGCCTGTCACGCGAAGACGCCCGCGCCCGCCTGATCCAGTTGCTCAAGGAAGAACCGGGGACCGACCACGCGGCGCTCGACACCCTGTTCGGACCGCTCCGGGAAACCTGGGCCTCGTTTGCCAAGAATAAGGTCCGCATCCTGAACTGGCCCCCGGCCGTGGTTGAGGCGATGCGTCAGGGACTGCCCTATACCCACGCAGCTGTGATCGTCTCAGCGCCAGAGGAGCAGCATGCCCGCCTGATCGCACTGGCCGCCGAGGGCAAATCGCGCTCGGAACTGCGCGAGGAGGTCGAGCGACTCAAGGTGGCCATGCCTAAAGGGAAGGTACCGATGCACCGCGCTCTACAGGTGGGCAAGAGCCTGGGCAGCCGCCGTCTTTTGGCGCGACTCGACCCAGCCGACCTTAAGGCCCTCGACCGCTGGCTGGACAAGATGCCGCCTGGTGTCCGCGCCATTCTCGAAAGCGAAAGCGCCGAGTGA
- a CDS encoding cupredoxin domain-containing protein encodes MHRQVKNGLTGFMLLTGSVIAGTWSASAAAQSGTTPQVQTVQVKLKEWSLGMQTATIKAATARFEVENDGQYPHAFKLEGKLGNQSFELATPVLRAGEKSVLIVKLPPGTYEADCPVGDHEMRGMKNTVTFQKP; translated from the coding sequence ATGCACCGACAGGTGAAGAACGGGCTGACAGGATTCATGCTATTGACTGGAAGTGTAATCGCGGGGACATGGAGCGCGTCTGCGGCCGCTCAAAGTGGCACGACTCCTCAAGTGCAGACAGTCCAGGTCAAATTGAAAGAGTGGAGTTTGGGGATGCAGACAGCGACGATCAAAGCCGCCACTGCGAGGTTCGAAGTCGAGAATGACGGTCAGTATCCCCACGCCTTCAAGCTCGAGGGGAAACTGGGGAACCAGAGCTTCGAGCTCGCGACACCGGTGCTGCGGGCCGGAGAGAAAAGTGTCCTGATCGTCAAGCTTCCACCCGGAACATATGAAGCGGATTGTCCTGTGGGAGACCATGAGATGCGGGGAATGAAAAACACCGTGACCTTCCAAAAACCATAG